From Ipomoea triloba cultivar NCNSP0323 chromosome 5, ASM357664v1, the proteins below share one genomic window:
- the LOC116020177 gene encoding uncharacterized protein LOC116020177, which produces MDHPGQRSDTRELDERLSKVILELKNDRVLLKQEITQDLRQEIATMRQESKSTKKNIKTQVVQMFRMKSERQWGALPSKTENNSKERVNAISVKKESLGRKDAMDWLCEGSNPCDVNVKEVEETTSCGFLEKGDEKTTSWGQVFQATETTSCGLESKKKGGITSRDLKAKKNEKRKLLENDEEIEEYACVGKEISALISTGCPIKKGDPGAFVVLCAIKDMEFNKALADLRASINLMSTCVFDELKLPYLNPTRLTLRLADGTIWYPKGIEEDVLVKVSEFVVPVDFVVCDMGNVDSIGPLILGRPFLVMCRAIIDVGTGEITLRFDVNKAKVDMATSAKDGVCNSKQLVKVKIETKPIWEIEKMVLKNT; this is translated from the exons ATGGACCACCCCGGTCAAAGAAGTGATACGAGAGAGTTAGATGAGAGGCTATCCAAGGTGATCCTAGAGCTTAAGAATGATCGAGTTCTTCTCAAGCAAGAGATAACTCAAGATCTTCGACAAGAGATAGCGACAATGCGCCAAGAATCAAAATCtacaaagaaaaacataaaaacacaagtggTGCAAATGTTTCGGATGAAGTCCGAAAGACAATGGGGTGCATTGCCGAGCAAAACGGAGAATAACTCAAAAGAGAGGGTTAATGCCATCTCGGTCAAAAAGGAGAGCCTTGGGAGGAAAGATGCCATGGATTGGTTGTGTGAGGGGTCCAATCCTTGTGATGTGAATGTTAAGGAGGTTGAGGAGACCACCTCTTGTGGTTTCCTAGAGAAGGGAGATGAGAAGACCACCTCTTGGGGTCAAGTGTTCCAAGCTACGGAGACCACCTCTTGTGGTCTTGAAAGCAAAAAGAAGGGGGGGATCACCTCTCGTGATCTCAAGGCTAAAAAGAATGAGAAG CGAAAATTGTTGGAAAATGATGAGGAAATTGAGGAGTATGCATGTGTAGGTAAAGAGATTTCGGCTTTGATCTCTACGGGGTGCCCCATCAaaaagggtgaccctggagcttttgTTGTTCTATGTGCCATCAAGGATATGGAATTCAACAAGGCTCTAGCCGATCTCAGAGCCTCAATCAATCTAATGTCAACTTGTGTCTTTGATGAATTGAAATTGCCTTACTTGAACCCGACTCGACTCACACTTCGTTTAGCCGATGGGACTATCTGGTATCCCAAGGGCATAGAAGAGGATGTCTTGGTAAAAGTCAGTGAATTTGTGGTGCCTGTTGATTTTGTAGTATGTGACATGGGCAATGTGGATTCAATTGGCCCATTGATTCTTGGGAGGCCATTTTTGGTTATGTGTCGTGCCATCATTGATGTTGGCACGGGCGAAATCACTCTCCGGTTTGATGTGAATAAAGCTAAGGTCGACATGGCTACAAGTGCGAAAGATGGGGTGTGCAATTCAAAGCAATTGGTTAAGGTGAAAATTGAAACCAAGCCTATATGGGAAATAGAGAAAATGGTTTTGAAAAACACTTGA